In the genome of Mesotoga infera, one region contains:
- a CDS encoding cell division protein ZapA: MKRSVSLELGEKKYTFITSDPQELVDQVFSKITEMYDSLSKNEEEIGYEKVLVGISVNLAHDLVRSQNELLRLKAKYEEVLSEYFQGRDGVEK; this comes from the coding sequence ATGAAGCGATCAGTTTCACTTGAGCTTGGAGAGAAGAAATACACATTTATTACCAGTGATCCACAGGAACTTGTGGATCAAGTCTTTTCTAAGATCACGGAAATGTACGATTCATTAAGCAAGAACGAAGAAGAGATCGGCTATGAAAAAGTGCTCGTAGGGATTTCGGTGAATCTTGCGCACGACCTTGTGAGAAGTCAGAATGAACTGCTAAGGCTTAAGGCAAAATACGAAGAGGTTCTTTCAGAATACTTCCAGGGACGTGACGGGGTTGAGAAGTAA
- the murI gene encoding glutamate racemase — translation MRSKLRIGIFDSGIGGLTVLKRLLEAFPEGVNFHYFADTARVPYGSKPVETLQRYLREIFDFFSQLNVDAILTACNTSDSILSQREKSELSVPYFSIIDPTVRILGESAPGESTVAVIATENTVRRSLYLRRLFRYENLTTIIQRACPLFVPLIEEGIWEGEIVDSIVKYYLTDLARSEPDFLILGCTHYPLIRKSIEAFLPSKTRVLDPAEYIVSDFADWAEITSTEPSTVDYYVSGNVRFFQEILKRYLRKEENVRGVDLTFAGITLKESI, via the coding sequence TTGAGAAGTAAGTTAAGGATAGGGATCTTCGATTCGGGAATAGGTGGCCTTACAGTTCTGAAAAGATTATTGGAGGCTTTTCCTGAAGGAGTGAATTTTCATTATTTCGCTGATACCGCAAGGGTTCCGTATGGTTCTAAGCCAGTTGAAACACTTCAAAGATACTTAAGAGAGATATTCGATTTTTTTTCGCAGTTGAATGTCGACGCAATCCTTACCGCATGTAACACTTCTGATTCCATACTCTCTCAAAGAGAGAAATCAGAACTCAGTGTTCCTTACTTCAGTATAATTGATCCCACAGTGAGAATTCTTGGAGAATCGGCCCCGGGAGAATCGACCGTCGCAGTCATTGCGACTGAAAATACCGTGAGAAGATCGCTTTATTTGAGACGGCTTTTCCGTTATGAGAATCTTACTACAATTATTCAGAGGGCATGTCCGCTTTTCGTCCCCTTAATAGAAGAGGGTATCTGGGAAGGCGAAATTGTCGATTCAATAGTAAAGTATTACTTGACTGACCTGGCTAGAAGCGAACCAGACTTTCTGATACTTGGATGCACTCACTATCCGCTAATCAGGAAATCAATCGAAGCCTTTCTGCCTTCAAAGACCAGAGTTCTTGATCCAGCGGAGTATATTGTCAGTGATTTCGCTGATTGGGCAGAAATCACGTCAACCGAACCATCTACAGTCGACTATTACGTTAGTGGAAATGTTCGGTTTTTCCAGGAGATTCTGAAGAGGTATCTTCGAAAAGAAGAGAATGTGAGAGGCGTTGATTTAACTTTTGCGGGGATAACTTTGAAGGAAAGCATTTGA
- a CDS encoding YvcK family protein, whose amino-acid sequence MSRTVLIGGGTGLSTFVRVMKDFDSSLTLVVAVTDDGGSSGIIREAMLIPPPGDVRNNIIALADDEELLTKVFSHRFGAPAMDGHSIGNIIIAGLTEMYGSFPEAVVAASKMLSIKGRVLPVADDLVHLVAELDDGSVVKGESRISSQGKRVRRISLDKPASALPEVIDAIVSADTIIVGPGSIFTSLVPNFLVSGVREAFKESRGRKIFICNIMTQPAESEGFSLRDHVEVVENYCGQAFDLIFWTEVSGVETSVLNRYKEQGSSPVENDMLFDRRVKVIEGATTVLIDDGKARLVVRHSRNSILSILHELSMLGENRI is encoded by the coding sequence GTGAGTAGAACAGTTCTGATAGGAGGAGGCACCGGACTCTCAACTTTCGTGAGAGTGATGAAGGATTTTGACTCTTCCCTTACTCTGGTGGTTGCAGTAACCGATGATGGAGGAAGTTCGGGCATCATTAGAGAAGCTATGTTAATTCCTCCCCCTGGTGACGTCAGGAACAACATAATTGCTCTGGCCGATGACGAAGAGCTTTTGACCAAGGTCTTTTCTCACAGATTCGGCGCACCAGCAATGGACGGTCATTCAATTGGAAACATAATCATCGCCGGCCTGACAGAGATGTATGGGAGTTTTCCTGAGGCAGTTGTTGCTGCATCGAAGATGCTCAGCATAAAGGGTAGGGTTCTACCGGTTGCCGATGATCTCGTTCATCTCGTGGCGGAGCTCGATGATGGATCAGTTGTCAAGGGAGAGTCAAGGATATCGTCACAGGGGAAAAGAGTTAGAAGAATATCCCTTGACAAGCCTGCCAGTGCTCTTCCAGAGGTAATAGATGCAATAGTATCTGCAGATACGATAATTGTGGGTCCCGGGAGCATTTTCACCAGTTTAGTTCCAAATTTCCTTGTTTCCGGTGTTCGAGAAGCATTCAAAGAATCGAGAGGGAGAAAGATATTTATCTGCAATATTATGACTCAGCCCGCTGAATCCGAAGGCTTCTCTCTACGCGATCACGTGGAGGTTGTGGAGAATTATTGCGGGCAAGCCTTTGACCTGATTTTTTGGACAGAGGTGAGTGGTGTTGAGACTTCGGTTCTAAACAGGTATAAGGAGCAGGGCTCCTCGCCGGTCGAGAACGACATGCTTTTCGACAGGCGAGTGAAGGTGATCGAAGGAGCTACGACCGTACTAATAGATGACGGGAAAGCGCGTCTCGTCGTGCGGCATTCAAGAAACAGCATTTTGTCTATTCTTCATGAGTTGAGTATGTTGGGAGAGAACAGGATTTGA